In Actinomycetota bacterium, the following proteins share a genomic window:
- a CDS encoding tRNA (adenine-N1)-methyltransferase, whose amino-acid sequence MSARLPGADAPLEAGERVILRDRKDRRYLVLLEVGGEWHSHAGVLRHDDLIGRREGTAARTSKNMAVVAFRPTLEDFTLKMPRGAQVVYRKDQAMIVALGDVRPGCTVVEAGAGSGALSLALLQAVGPEGRLISYERRADHLADARRNVESFLGGPPSNWDLRAGDLANALPGLSCHRLVLDVLEPWELAAGAAQAIRPGGILIAYTPTITQVMRLVEALQADGDFGLVRSSETLHRTWTVSGLAVRPDHRMVAHTAFLTTARRIGTPEGA is encoded by the coding sequence GTGAGCGCGCGGCTGCCCGGCGCCGACGCCCCACTCGAGGCCGGGGAGCGGGTGATCCTCCGCGACCGCAAGGATCGCCGTTACCTGGTGCTGCTGGAGGTCGGCGGGGAGTGGCACAGTCACGCTGGCGTGCTGCGTCACGATGACCTGATCGGACGTCGGGAGGGCACCGCCGCACGGACCTCCAAGAACATGGCGGTGGTGGCCTTCCGCCCGACGCTGGAGGACTTCACCCTGAAGATGCCGCGCGGCGCGCAGGTGGTCTACCGCAAGGACCAGGCCATGATCGTGGCGCTCGGCGACGTCCGCCCGGGGTGCACGGTCGTGGAGGCCGGCGCCGGGTCGGGTGCGTTGAGCCTGGCGCTGCTGCAGGCCGTGGGCCCCGAGGGGCGCCTGATCTCCTACGAGCGGCGCGCCGATCATCTGGCGGACGCCCGTCGCAACGTCGAGAGCTTCCTCGGCGGTCCGCCGTCGAATTGGGACCTGCGTGCGGGTGATCTCGCCAACGCCCTGCCCGGACTGTCCTGCCACCGACTGGTCCTCGACGTGCTCGAACCGTGGGAGCTCGCGGCGGGTGCGGCCCAGGCCATCCGTCCAGGCGGGATCCTGATCGCCTACACCCCCACCATCACCCAGGTGATGCGACTGGTTGAGGCGCTGCAGGCAGACGGAGACTTCGGGCTGGTGCGGTCGTCGGAGACGCTGCACCGGACCTGGACGGTGTCGGGGTTGGCGGTGCGCCCTGACCACCGCATGGTGGCGCACACCGCGTTCCTGACCACGGCACGGCGGATCGGGACGCCCGAGGGTGCCTGA
- a CDS encoding MoaD/ThiS family protein: MRIRLRNPDREVELEGPRTVRQVLAELDIDPHTVLVIRDGELVTDRMAIADEDEIEIRPVMSGGAGDPRCVVCRVPAVIEEPRHRSAWCGAHLVDHVHNQIRKAIDRNTMFSYRDRILVTVSGGKDSLALWDALVTMGYRADGLYVGLGIGGYSTRSGRICRDFAAERDVTLLEVDLADAYGYAIPHASQVADRATCGVCGLSKRYVFNREAVRGGYDVVVTGHNLDDEAATLLGNVLRWQRGFLARQRPVLPATGPNQPRRCKPLYRLSEREMAAYCVVRGIEYVVEECPLVAGNTGMELKEALNVVERHAPGTKAQFLFGFLEKHADDRGAEECPDQADVALASCAACGMPTSSRDDDHAPVCAFCRQRDRIVARLPAPHA, translated from the coding sequence ATGCGCATCCGTCTGCGCAACCCTGACCGAGAGGTCGAGCTGGAGGGCCCGCGCACCGTGCGGCAGGTCCTCGCCGAGCTCGACATCGACCCCCACACCGTCCTGGTCATCCGTGACGGCGAGCTCGTCACCGACCGGATGGCGATCGCCGACGAGGACGAGATCGAGATCCGTCCGGTGATGTCGGGCGGGGCCGGCGACCCGCGCTGTGTCGTCTGCCGCGTCCCGGCGGTGATCGAGGAGCCACGCCACCGCTCGGCGTGGTGCGGTGCTCACCTCGTGGACCACGTCCACAACCAGATCCGCAAAGCCATCGACCGCAACACGATGTTCAGCTACCGCGACCGGATCCTCGTGACGGTCTCCGGTGGGAAGGACAGCCTGGCGTTGTGGGACGCCCTGGTGACCATGGGTTACCGCGCGGACGGACTCTACGTCGGGCTGGGGATCGGCGGGTACAGCACCCGCTCCGGTCGCATCTGTCGCGATTTCGCCGCGGAGCGCGACGTCACCCTCCTCGAGGTCGATCTGGCCGACGCGTACGGCTACGCCATCCCGCACGCCTCCCAGGTCGCGGACCGGGCGACGTGTGGGGTGTGCGGGCTGTCGAAGCGCTACGTGTTCAACCGCGAAGCCGTGCGGGGCGGGTACGACGTCGTCGTCACCGGACACAACCTCGACGACGAGGCGGCGACCCTGCTGGGGAACGTCCTGCGCTGGCAGCGTGGCTTCCTGGCGCGGCAGCGCCCCGTCTTGCCCGCGACCGGCCCCAACCAGCCGCGCCGCTGCAAGCCCCTGTACCGCCTATCGGAGCGGGAGATGGCCGCCTACTGCGTCGTCCGCGGCATCGAGTACGTCGTCGAGGAGTGCCCCCTGGTCGCCGGGAACACCGGCATGGAGCTCAAGGAGGCCCTCAACGTGGTGGAACGCCACGCCCCGGGCACCAAGGCGCAGTTCCTGTTCGGCTTCCTGGAGAAGCACGCCGACGATCGGGGCGCCGAGGAGTGCCCCGACCAGGCGGACGTCGCGCTGGCCAGCTGCGCCGCTTGTGGCATGCCGACCTCGTCGCGTGACGATGACCACGCCCCGGTCTGCGCCTTCTGCCGCCAGCGCGACCGGATCGTGGCGCGGTTGCCCGCCCCACACGCGTGA